The following nucleotide sequence is from bacterium.
CCGCCACTTCGCCGACAAGCGCGCCCTCGTCGCCGGCCTCTCGGAGACCTGCTACCGTGAGCTGATCGCGACGCTGGAGACCGCGCTCCGGCGCGTGCCCGCGGACGACGTGCCGGTGCGCCTCGAGCGGCTCGCCGTGACCTTCCTGCGCTTCGCGTACGACGACCCGGCGCGCTTCGCCTTGATGTTCGGACCGCGCGTGAACCTCGACGGGCGCTTTCCCTCCCTCGACGCCGCCACCCAGGAGGTGCTCGCCGTGCTGGTGCGCGAGATGGCGCACGGCATCGCCACCGGGCGCCTCGCCGGCGCGAAGCCCACCGACATGGCCATCGCCCTGTGGAGCTTCCTCCAGGGCTACGCCGACATGGTGCTGCGCGGGCGCATCCAGGTGCGCTCGCCCCGCGTGGCGACGTCCTATCTCGTGAAGCTGCTGGCGCCGCTGCTGCGCGGGCTCGCCGCACCGGCGCGCTGACGCCGAGCAGCGCGGCGCGGGCGTCGCTTGACCTGCCCCGGCATCAATGTCACCAGCGGTGACATAGGAGGACACGACCCATGCGTGAGCTCACCTTCGTCGAACCCGGCCGCGTGGAATGGACCGACGCTCCCGAGGCACGCCTCGAGGGGCCCGACGACGCGCTCGTCCGTGCCGTGGCGGTCACGACCTGCGACCTCGACCACGCCTTCGTCCAGGGCACCGTTCCCATCCCGGGCCCGTTCCCGCTCGGGCACGAGTTCGTGGCCGACGTCGTCGCCGTCGGGGACGCCGTGCGAAACGTCCGTCCCGGCCAACGCGTCGTGGTGCCGTTCCAGATCAGCTGCGGCCGCTGCGACCGCTGCACGCGGGGGCAGACGGGCGCCTGCCGCGCGGTGCCCCACCGCTCGGCCTACGGGCTCGGCCCGATCGGCGGGACGCAATGGGGCGGCGCCTTCGCCGATCTGCTGCGCGTGCCCTTCGCCGACGCGATGCTCCTGCCGCTGCCCGACGGCGTCGCGCCCGAGATCGTCGCCTGCGCCAGCGACAACCTCTGCGACGGCTGGCGCGCCGTCGCTCCGTATCTCCGCGGCGACGCCGCCGGCGCCGAGGTGCTGGTGCTCGGCGGCGAAGCGCGCAGCATCGGGCTGTACGCGGTCGCTGCCGCACGCGCGCTCGGGGCGTCCCGCGTCGTCTACCAGGACGCCGACGCCGACCGCCGCAGCGTCGCCGCCGCACTCGGCGCCGAGGTCGTCGCCGAACGCGCCCACCGCCTCGGCCGTTTTGCCGTCACGGTCGACGCCAGCAACGATGCCGAGGGCCTCGCCTGCGCCATCCGCTCGACGGACGCGTGGGGTACGTGCACCTGCGTCGGCGTCTTCTTCGCCGACGTCGCGCTGCCGATGCTCGAGATGTACGGCAAGGGCATCCACTTCGTCACCGGCCGCGCCAACGCCCGCGCGGACATGCCCGACGTGCTCCGCCACGTCGCCGACGGCTCCCTCGACCCGCGGCCGGTGATGACGGGGGTGCACCCCTGGGAGTCGGCGCCGGAGGTGCTGCTCGCGGGCCCGATGAAGCCCGTCTTCCTGCGGGGGGCGTAGGTGTTCCGCGCATGCCGGACGGGACGTGGGCCCCCGGCCGCCACGCGTCCGCGCAGCACGCGCGCCCCCCGTCAGACGTCGAGCCCGACCGCGCGCATCAGGGCGAGGGCGTTGCTCTTCGTGACCACGCCGTCGCGGAGGCGGTAGTCGAAGTGGAGCTGGGCACCGGCGAGGTCGTCGATGAAGTGGACGTTGCGCGCCAGCGGCGACAGGGCGTCGGCGACCTTCGCCAGCGTCAGGTCGTGGGTCGTGACGAGACCGATCGCGCCGCGGGCGACGAAGGTGCGGACCACGGCTTCGGCGCCGATGGCGCGGTCGTGGGAGTTGGTGCCGTGGAGAACCTCGTCGAGGAGGAAGCAGAGGGGGCGCGGCCCGGCGGCGAGATCGACGAGCTGCTTCAGACGCGTGATCTCGGCGTAGAAGCGCGAGCGGCCGTCGCGCAGGGAGTCCTGGACGCGGATCGAGGCGCCG
It contains:
- a CDS encoding TetR/AcrR family transcriptional regulator; this encodes MSARPARPRRRRATYHHGDLKRALLDATRALLAERGPEQIGLREVARAVGVDHAAVYRHFADKRALVAGLSETCYRELIATLETALRRVPADDVPVRLERLAVTFLRFAYDDPARFALMFGPRVNLDGRFPSLDAATQEVLAVLVREMAHGIATGRLAGAKPTDMAIALWSFLQGYADMVLRGRIQVRSPRVATSYLVKLLAPLLRGLAAPAR
- a CDS encoding alcohol dehydrogenase catalytic domain-containing protein — protein: MRELTFVEPGRVEWTDAPEARLEGPDDALVRAVAVTTCDLDHAFVQGTVPIPGPFPLGHEFVADVVAVGDAVRNVRPGQRVVVPFQISCGRCDRCTRGQTGACRAVPHRSAYGLGPIGGTQWGGAFADLLRVPFADAMLLPLPDGVAPEIVACASDNLCDGWRAVAPYLRGDAAGAEVLVLGGEARSIGLYAVAAARALGASRVVYQDADADRRSVAAALGAEVVAERAHRLGRFAVTVDASNDAEGLACAIRSTDAWGTCTCVGVFFADVALPMLEMYGKGIHFVTGRANARADMPDVLRHVADGSLDPRPVMTGVHPWESAPEVLLAGPMKPVFLRGA